AATAAAAAAATTAAACCCGAATCCCAAGGTCAAAATTCTTGCCAAGCTTGAATACTTTAATCCCGGTGGTTCAATAAAAGACAGAGCAGCTCTTTTTATGATCGAAGAAGGAGAAAAGACGGGAGAGCTTACCCCTGATAAAACCGTAATAGAGGCAACGAGCGGAAATACAGGCATCGGCCTTGCGTTGGTCTGCTCAATTAGGGGTTACAAACTTCTTCTTACCATGTCGGAATCGGCAAGCATTGAACGCCAGAAGATATTAAAAGCCCGCGGAGCCGATATCCTTCTTACTCCAGGACATCTTGGTACTGACGGAGCTATTGAAGAAGTATACCGTCTTTGCAGGGAAAATCCGGCTGCTTATTTCATGACCGATCAATTCAATAATGAGGCAAACTGGAAAGCTCATTATCACACTACAGCGGAAGAAATCTGGAAACAGACGGAAGGCAAAGTTACGGCAGTTGTTGCAACTCTTGGCACAACCGGCACTGTAATGGGAATTTCGCAAAGGCTTAAGGAATATAATCCGGATATACAAATAATTGCGGTAGAACCATATCTGGGCCATAAAATCCAGGGCCTTAAAAATATGAAGGAAGCATACCGGCCTGAGATTTATGACAAAAAGCGAATAGATAATATTGTCAATATTGATGATGAAGAAGCTTTTGAAATGGCAAGACGCCTTGCAAAAGAAGAAGGGTTGTTTGTGGGAATGAGCAGCGGAGCTGCTATGGTGATCGCACAAAACAAAGCATCTGAAATGGATGAGGGGACAATAGTTGTAATATTCCCGGACAGCGGAGAAAGATATTTAAGCACTTCACTTTTTACAGTAAAAGAAAAAATAAACCTTTTGCTTTTTAATACCATTACAAGAAGCAAGGAACCTTTTGAGCCTATTAACCCTGGAAAAGTATCCGTTTATTCCTGCGGGCCGACCGCACATGCAAGGATGCATCCGGGAGAGTGCCGCCGTTTTGTGTTTTCGGACCTGTTGTGCCGTTATCTTGAATACAGAGGCTATTTAGTAAAACATATAATGAACATAACGGATCTTGACGACAAAACCATAAACGGATCTGAAAAAGCGGGTCTTGAACTATCGGAATTCACCGAAAAGTATATTAATCTGTTTCAGGAAGATCTCAAACTTCTTGGAATCAAGCCTGCGGAAAACTATCCAAGGGCTAGTGAACATATTAATGATATGGTTATGCTTGCGGAAAAACTT
This window of the Pseudomonadota bacterium genome carries:
- the cysS gene encoding cysteine--tRNA ligase, which codes for MSYSILDTIGNTPLVEIKKLNPNPKVKILAKLEYFNPGGSIKDRAALFMIEEGEKTGELTPDKTVIEATSGNTGIGLALVCSIRGYKLLLTMSESASIERQKILKARGADILLTPGHLGTDGAIEEVYRLCRENPAAYFMTDQFNNEANWKAHYHTTAEEIWKQTEGKVTAVVATLGTTGTVMGISQRLKEYNPDIQIIAVEPYLGHKIQGLKNMKEAYRPEIYDKKRIDNIVNIDDEEAFEMARRLAKEEGLFVGMSSGAAMVIAQNKASEMDEGTIVVIFPDSGERYLSTSLFTVKEKINLLLFNTITRSKEPFEPINPGKVSVYSCGPTAHARMHPGECRRFVFSDLLCRYLEYRGYLVKHIMNITDLDDKTINGSEKAGLELSEFTEKYINLFQEDLKLLGIKPAENYPRASEHINDMVMLAEKLVKKGYAYEKLRSLYFDISRFSDYGKLSGIDLNKIRIGATVDLDEYEKDNPRDFTLMKRAKLSELRRGIYTATDWGNVRPSWHIQCAAIAMKYLGESFDIHTSSRELIFPHHENEIAISKALTGKPLAKFWMHCDRVLVDGKKVDESKERLCVSDLADMGYTGREIRFWLISTHYRKPIVFSSERLEDARKSLKRLDTCVRALLDIKTGELYPEIDQLLYDIKSGFAGAMDDDLNISAALSSIFKVIRKINVLTKDKNIDETGAKKILDTFKDIDSVLNIFDFGYCFLDPEVKRLIEDRDKARKEKKWDVADDIRKKLESMGVAIRDRKTR